The DNA sequence AACGCTGGGATCAGCGTCAGCACGATCAGCCCGACCGACACGATGAACGTGTCGCCGAAGGCTCCGGCAATGTCGCCGCCGCTCTCGACCGCGCCCTTGACGTTGTTGGCCAAGATCACCGAGATGACCGCGGTACCCACCGACCCCGCCGCCTGCTGCACAACGTTCATGAGAGTCGAACCGTCGGGAACCTGAGCCGGATTGAGTGTTGCCAGCGCGGCGGACATGATGGGCATCATCGTCATACCCATGCCGAGTCCCTGGACGAACAGAGCCGCGCCGAGGAGCCAGTACGAGGTGTCGGCGCCGATGAAGATGAAGACGCCGAGTCCGATCGCGATCAGGACGATGCCGGGGATCACCATCTTCCCGGGGCCGTGTTTGTCGGTCAGCCGACCGGCCATCGGCATGGTGAGCATCGCCCCGATGCCCTGAGGTGCGATGAGCAGTCCGGTCAAGAGCGTGGTCTCGCCGCGGACGCCGATGTAGTACTGCGGGAACAGCAACATCGCACCGAAGAACGCGATCATGAACAGCGACATGGTCACCACCGACCACGACAACTTGCTGTTGGTGAACAGCCGCAGGTCGAGTAGTGGGTTACGGGCCCGTAGCGCATGCACGATGAACCCGGCAACCAGGATTGCTCCGATCACGGCCGGTATCAGCACCTTTGCGGTCATGAAGGTGCCCTCTTCGGTACTCGAGGAGATGCCGTAGAGGAACAGCGCCAGACCGGGAGACAGCAGGAGCAGTCCGACGAAGTCGAATGTCGGGCGCGACGTCTCGTTGTCCTTGGGCAGGATCCAGTAGGAGTACGCGAAGGCGAGTGCACCGATCGGGACGTTGATCAGGAAGATCCAGTGCCAGCTGGCGTACTCGATCAGGGCGCCGCCGATGATCGGCCCGAGGATGGGGCCGAGGAGCATCGGGATGCCGAGCACTGCCATCACCGACCCGACCCGAGCCGGGCCTGCCGCCTTGGTCAGGATCATCATGCCGACCGGCATCAACATGCCGCCGCCGAAACCTTGCAGCACCCGGAAGATGACCAGGGTGCCGATGCTCCAGGCCAGTGCACACAGCACCGAGCCCAGGACGAACAGAACCAGCGACGTCAGATAGACCTTTTTGGTGCCGAAACGTGCGGCGGCCCAGCTCGACAGCGGGATGACCGCGGCCAGGGCCAGCGTGTAACCGGTCATCGTCCACGCCGAACCGGCCTGGTCGGTGCTGAACTCATCCTGGAATGTGTTCTGCGCCACGGACACAACCGTGGTGTCGAGAATCGACATGATCGCGCCGAGCACGACCACGGCCGCGATCTTGATCACTGCCGGATCGAGCTTGTCGCTCGCACTCGA is a window from the Williamsia sp. DF01-3 genome containing:
- a CDS encoding DHA2 family efflux MFS transporter permease subunit; amino-acid sequence: MTSPSTTSSASDKLDPAVIKIAAVVVLGAIMSILDTTVVSVAQNTFQDEFSTDQAGSAWTMTGYTLALAAVIPLSSWAAARFGTKKVYLTSLVLFVLGSVLCALAWSIGTLVIFRVLQGFGGGMLMPVGMMILTKAAGPARVGSVMAVLGIPMLLGPILGPIIGGALIEYASWHWIFLINVPIGALAFAYSYWILPKDNETSRPTFDFVGLLLLSPGLALFLYGISSSTEEGTFMTAKVLIPAVIGAILVAGFIVHALRARNPLLDLRLFTNSKLSWSVVTMSLFMIAFFGAMLLFPQYYIGVRGETTLLTGLLIAPQGIGAMLTMPMAGRLTDKHGPGKMVIPGIVLIAIGLGVFIFIGADTSYWLLGAALFVQGLGMGMTMMPIMSAALATLNPAQVPDGSTLMNVVQQAAGSVGTAVISVILANNVKGAVESGGDIAGAFGDTFIVSVGLIVLTLIPAFFLPRKRIVHDAVDADIEAKTPVIMH